One genomic region from Anopheles bellator chromosome 2, idAnoBellAS_SP24_06.2, whole genome shotgun sequence encodes:
- the LOC131208358 gene encoding repressor of RNA polymerase III transcription MAF1 homolog, which yields MKLLESTRFEAVNNALHIQTGDSTIYGRIESYSCKMAGNDKALYKRFTSEQAPTDLQALSPPQTLQDLSPQILRSSLSGDEGVTLCDTISRKTLFYLIATLNAAFEPDYDFSDAKSHEFSKEPSLQWVLNSIEGNLAPVAGEQYSKIRHALWTTIEDEISLKDCDIYSYNPDLNSDPFGEPGCLWSFNYFFYNKKLKRIVFFTCRAINSVYADSGFTSDFAMEDEECY from the exons ATGAAGCTCCTAGAGAGTACCCGCTTTGAGGCGGTCAACAATGCGCTGCACATCCAGACCGGCGACAGCACGATCTACGGCCGGATCGAGTCGTACTCGTGTAAGATGGCCGGCAACGACAAGGCGCTGTACAAGCGGTTCACATCGGAGCAGGCCCCGACCGATTTGCAGGCCCTGTCGCCTCCGCAAACCCTTCAGGATCTGTCCCCGCAGATCCTTCGCAGCAGCCTGTCCGGCGACGAAGGCGTCACACTGTGCGACACTATTTCGCGCAAGACGCTCTTCTATCTGATCGCGACGCTGAATGCCGCTTTCGAGCCGGACTACGATTTTAGCGATGCGAAG AGTCACGAGTTCAGCAAGGAACCGTCCCTCCAGTGGGTGCTGAACTCGATCGAGGGCAACCTTGCGCCGGTGGCTGGCGAGCAGTACAGCAAGATCCGCCACGCCCTGTGGACAACGATCGAGGACGAAATTTCACTGAAGGATTGTGACATCTATAGCTACAATCCGGATCTGAACTCGGACCCATTCGGCGAACCTGGCTGCCTGTGGtcgttcaattattttttctacaaCAAAAAGCTGAAGCGCATCGTTTTCTTCACGTGCCGTGCCATTAA CTCGGTGTACGCGGACTCTGGATTCACGAGCGACTTTGCTATGGAAGATGAAGAGTGCTACTAA